One genomic window of Streptomyces sp. WP-1 includes the following:
- a CDS encoding MFS transporter encodes METATGSPKASKPPEAPKTLESPLRLPAFRRFVAANVISASGSAMAPLALAYSVIEEGGGAGALGLVLAVNTVPTILFLLMGGLFADRWSRSRILFLGNLAAAGAQGVLAVTVATGHATTVSIAVCGFASGTAASFIVPATQGAVAQIVPGEHLQQANALLRLPGNAVKVLGPVVGGFVVALSGAAWVLAWDACTFAVAAVLLLGLRLAVPPAAARGVLADLRAGWAGFRSRTWLWTYTAAGTVLVAAWLAGFQLLGPLVAARRYAGARDWGLVQAAFSCGLLAGTVVCLRWKPYRLLAVAVAAGGSLALPLAAMAWGMALPFVLGAAFLAGIGLDVAVVAWTTAFQQHVPSAEQGRMSAFNGVGERLAIPLGYLLTALAVRAWSSQGVLLACAALIVATTVLNLCVPDLHRVDRVPREAGPA; translated from the coding sequence ATGGAGACGGCCACCGGCTCACCGAAGGCATCGAAGCCCCCGGAGGCGCCCAAGACCCTCGAATCGCCCCTGCGCCTCCCCGCGTTCCGGCGGTTCGTGGCGGCGAACGTGATCTCGGCGTCCGGGTCCGCGATGGCGCCGCTCGCGCTCGCCTACTCGGTGATCGAGGAGGGCGGCGGGGCTGGGGCGCTGGGGCTCGTGCTCGCGGTGAACACCGTGCCCACGATCCTGTTCCTGCTCATGGGCGGCCTGTTCGCGGACCGGTGGTCGCGCAGCCGCATCCTGTTCCTGGGGAACCTCGCGGCGGCGGGCGCGCAGGGGGTGCTGGCCGTCACCGTGGCCACCGGGCACGCGACGACGGTGTCGATCGCGGTGTGCGGCTTCGCGTCGGGGACGGCGGCGTCGTTCATCGTGCCGGCCACCCAGGGTGCCGTCGCGCAGATCGTTCCCGGGGAGCACCTCCAGCAGGCCAACGCGCTGCTGCGACTGCCGGGCAACGCGGTGAAGGTGCTGGGTCCGGTCGTCGGCGGCTTCGTCGTCGCGCTGAGCGGCGCGGCCTGGGTGCTGGCCTGGGACGCCTGCACGTTCGCCGTCGCCGCCGTCCTGCTGCTGGGCCTGCGCCTGGCCGTGCCGCCCGCCGCGGCCCGCGGTGTCCTGGCCGATCTGCGGGCCGGGTGGGCGGGGTTCCGGTCCCGTACCTGGCTGTGGACCTACACGGCCGCCGGGACCGTCCTCGTCGCCGCGTGGCTGGCGGGCTTCCAGCTGCTCGGCCCGCTCGTCGCCGCCCGCCGGTACGCCGGGGCGCGCGACTGGGGCCTGGTCCAGGCGGCGTTCTCCTGCGGGCTGCTGGCGGGCACCGTGGTGTGCCTGCGGTGGAAGCCGTACCGGCTGCTCGCGGTCGCCGTCGCCGCGGGCGGTTCGCTCGCGTTGCCGCTGGCCGCCATGGCCTGGGGCATGGCGCTGCCGTTCGTGCTCGGGGCCGCCTTCCTCGCGGGGATCGGGCTCGATGTCGCGGTCGTCGCCTGGACCACCGCGTTCCAGCAGCATGTGCCCTCGGCGGAACAGGGCCGCATGAGCGCGTTCAACGGTGTCGGCGAACGGCTCGCCATCCCCCTCGGCTATCTCCTCACCGCCCTCGCGGTGCGCGCGTGGAGCAGCCAGGGGGTGCTCCTGGCCTGCGCCGCGCTGATCGTCGCGACGACCGTGCTCAACCTCTGCGTCCCGGATCTGCACCGCGTCGACCGGGTCCCCCGGGAAGCCGGTCCGGCCTGA
- a CDS encoding DUF692 domain-containing protein, with protein MGRLGTGIGWRPEIAEAVERMPGIDWVEVVAENVCPGHLPESLGRLRERGVTVVPHGVSLGLGGAQRPDAGRLAALAERAQTLGSPLVSEHIAFVRAGGALTASPLLEAGHLLPVPRTRDALDVLCENVRIAQDALPVPLAVENIAALFSWPDEELTEGQFLYELAERTGVRLLIDVANLHTNHVNRGEDPAKALDGLPLEAIAYVHVAGGVERDGVWHDSHAHPVPDAVLGILADLAARVAPPGVLLERDENFPEPAELERELGAIRKVVEGGRRGDVEARAVSPVGEDPGGTEEARQRLGVAQAAVLSSLVARTPVPEGFDRVRLGVQARALAAKRADVVAKVAPELPVLLGASYREAFLEYARRRPMRGGYRRDALDFAGFLLDGERPGLPRRELRRWWREREGPVRRGRVARAARRVLPGRS; from the coding sequence ATGGGGAGACTGGGGACCGGGATCGGCTGGCGGCCGGAGATCGCCGAGGCCGTGGAGCGGATGCCCGGCATCGACTGGGTGGAGGTCGTGGCGGAGAACGTCTGCCCCGGCCATCTCCCCGAGTCGCTGGGGCGGTTGCGGGAGCGCGGGGTGACCGTGGTGCCGCACGGTGTCTCCCTCGGGCTCGGCGGCGCGCAGCGGCCCGACGCCGGCCGGCTCGCGGCGCTCGCCGAACGCGCTCAGACGCTCGGGTCGCCGCTGGTGAGCGAGCACATCGCGTTCGTCCGGGCGGGCGGCGCGCTCACCGCCTCGCCGCTGCTGGAGGCGGGCCACCTGCTGCCCGTGCCGCGTACCCGGGACGCGCTCGACGTGCTCTGCGAGAACGTGCGCATCGCCCAGGACGCGCTGCCGGTGCCGCTCGCCGTGGAGAACATCGCCGCGCTGTTCTCCTGGCCGGACGAGGAGCTGACCGAGGGGCAGTTCCTGTACGAGCTGGCCGAGCGGACCGGCGTACGGCTGCTGATCGACGTGGCCAACCTGCACACCAACCACGTCAACCGCGGCGAGGACCCGGCGAAGGCGCTGGACGGGCTGCCGCTGGAGGCGATCGCCTACGTCCATGTCGCGGGCGGCGTCGAGCGCGACGGCGTGTGGCACGACAGCCACGCGCACCCGGTGCCGGACGCGGTGCTCGGCATCCTGGCCGACCTCGCCGCCCGGGTCGCCCCGCCCGGCGTCCTGCTGGAGCGCGACGAGAACTTCCCGGAACCGGCCGAGCTGGAGCGGGAGTTGGGGGCGATCCGGAAGGTGGTGGAGGGCGGGCGGCGGGGGGACGTGGAGGCGCGGGCCGTCTCGCCGGTGGGCGAGGACCCCGGCGGCACCGAGGAGGCCCGTCAGCGGCTCGGGGTCGCGCAGGCCGCCGTGCTGTCCTCGCTGGTGGCCCGGACGCCCGTGCCCGAGGGGTTCGACCGGGTACGGCTGGGGGTACAGGCGCGGGCGCTCGCGGCGAAGCGGGCGGACGTGGTGGCGAAGGTGGCGCCGGAGCTGCCGGTGCTGCTCGGGGCGTCGTACCGGGAGGCGTTCCTGGAGTACGCGCGCCGGCGGCCGATGCGCGGGGGGTACCGGCGGGACGCGCTGGACTTCGCCGGGTTCCTGCTGGACGGGGAGCGGCCGGGGCTCCCGAGGCGCGAGCTGCGTCGGTGGTGGCGGGAACGGGAGGGACCGGTGCGCCGGGGCCGGGTGGCACGGGCGGCGCGCAGGGTGTTGCCGGGACGGTCCTGA
- a CDS encoding TIGR04222 domain-containing membrane protein — protein MFWLLLLLPAWAFTATACVRLCLAAMRAAALDPGPGAAAGDLDLTLYEAAFLSGGPQRVADVTLLSMARQRRLHLAHTGWATVVDPLGRDEIERSVIGAIGPDGQSRIAPVRIRAARTDAVRRLADRLVRSGLAVPDAAGPTIGAAVRQVRAAALAVPVLAVAALLLPVQADTSRLMVGLWFLLPFTLSLSCLAIARFEVHPYSPWASPAGQRVLGALLRRRPGAEPSFLTSVALRGIRAIGEPELRAAFAHRDAPHRE, from the coding sequence ATGTTCTGGCTCCTCCTCCTGCTCCCCGCCTGGGCGTTCACCGCTACGGCCTGCGTCCGGCTCTGTCTCGCGGCGATGCGCGCCGCGGCCCTGGACCCGGGCCCCGGAGCAGCGGCCGGAGACCTCGACCTGACCCTGTACGAGGCCGCGTTCCTGTCCGGCGGACCCCAGCGCGTCGCCGACGTCACGCTCCTGTCGATGGCCCGCCAGCGGCGCCTGCACCTCGCCCACACCGGCTGGGCCACCGTCGTCGACCCGCTCGGCCGGGACGAGATCGAGCGGTCCGTCATCGGGGCGATCGGCCCCGACGGCCAGTCCCGTATCGCGCCGGTCCGCATCCGCGCCGCCCGCACCGACGCCGTCCGACGCCTCGCCGACCGTCTCGTGCGCAGCGGCCTCGCCGTGCCCGACGCGGCGGGCCCCACCATCGGCGCGGCCGTGCGCCAGGTCCGCGCCGCCGCGCTCGCCGTGCCGGTCCTCGCCGTCGCCGCGCTGCTGCTGCCGGTCCAGGCCGACACCTCGCGCCTGATGGTCGGCCTGTGGTTCCTGCTGCCGTTCACCCTGTCGCTGAGCTGTCTGGCCATAGCCCGCTTCGAGGTGCACCCGTACTCGCCGTGGGCCTCCCCCGCCGGGCAGCGCGTGCTGGGGGCGCTGCTGCGGCGGCGCCCCGGTGCCGAGCCGTCGTTCCTCACCTCCGTCGCACTGCGCGGCATCCGCGCGATCGGCGAACCGGAGCTGCGCGCGGCCTTCGCCCACCGCGACGCGCCGCACCGGGAGTAG